One part of the Thermogemmata fonticola genome encodes these proteins:
- the rsgA gene encoding ribosome small subunit-dependent GTPase A, producing the protein MMIGMSRSSDAESEREPPKKKIRVELRKNLSRRRREKDLTREFASGEEADDIPTSERVRAKGELSRRRTVVTEGTGEGEAAALPAVDSQQCIRGRVLRVHGLLSIVAGEDGRTYRCAVRRLLKSLATEERHVVTCGDVVWLRPAPASGGDPNAPREGLIERVEPRHGLLTRASRGREHVVAANVDQAAIVLSLMQPELKPHLIDRYLAAAALGQLQPLILLNKVDLVPEPSVYQPLIGYYAQLGIPVLLTSATTGYGLEHLRQYLHQRVTVFAGQSGVGKSSLLNALLPDLHLPTRAVSAATEKGRHTTTYAQLLPLPDGGWVVDTPGVRQLQLWKIQREEVEGLFLEFRPFVPLCAFADCTHTHETGCAIQQAVARNRISPRRYHSYLGLFYDLPEDKW; encoded by the coding sequence ATGATGATCGGTATGAGCCGATCCTCTGATGCTGAGTCCGAGCGGGAACCGCCGAAGAAGAAAATTCGCGTGGAGCTGCGCAAGAATCTGTCCCGGCGGCGGCGGGAGAAAGACCTGACGCGGGAGTTCGCCAGCGGGGAGGAGGCGGACGACATTCCCACCAGCGAGCGGGTCCGCGCCAAGGGGGAATTGTCGCGGCGGCGCACGGTGGTTACGGAAGGGACGGGCGAGGGAGAGGCGGCTGCCTTGCCGGCGGTCGATTCGCAGCAGTGCATCCGGGGTCGAGTGTTGCGGGTCCACGGCTTGCTGTCGATCGTCGCGGGGGAGGATGGCCGCACCTACCGCTGTGCCGTCCGCCGCTTGCTCAAAAGTCTGGCGACGGAGGAGCGCCACGTCGTCACCTGCGGCGACGTGGTTTGGCTCCGGCCCGCCCCGGCCAGTGGCGGCGATCCCAACGCCCCGCGTGAAGGACTCATCGAACGCGTGGAACCGCGCCACGGCTTGCTCACCCGGGCCAGCCGGGGACGGGAACATGTCGTCGCGGCCAATGTCGATCAGGCGGCTATCGTACTCTCCCTGATGCAGCCGGAACTCAAACCCCACCTGATCGACCGCTATCTGGCGGCGGCCGCCCTCGGCCAGCTTCAGCCCCTCATCCTCCTCAACAAGGTGGACCTGGTGCCTGAGCCGTCCGTCTATCAGCCCCTCATCGGCTACTACGCCCAGTTGGGCATTCCCGTGCTGCTCACCAGCGCTACCACCGGCTATGGCCTGGAGCACCTGCGGCAGTATCTGCACCAGCGGGTCACCGTCTTCGCGGGGCAATCCGGGGTAGGCAAATCTTCCCTGCTTAATGCTCTCCTGCCGGATTTGCATCTGCCGACGCGCGCGGTCAGTGCCGCTACCGAGAAAGGGCGCCACACCACGACCTACGCTCAGCTTCTCCCCTTGCCCGACGGGGGATGGGTGGTCGATACTCCCGGCGTGCGCCAGCTCCAGCTCTGGAAGATCCAGCGAGAAGAAGTGGAAGGGCTGTTCCTGGAGTTCCGGCCGTTTGTGCCCCTGTGTGCCTTCGCCGATTGCACCCACACCCACGAGACCGGCTGCGCCATCCAGCAGGCCGTCGCTCGCAATCGCATCAGTCCCCGGCGCTACCACTCCTACCTCGGCCTCTTCTACGACCTGCCGGAAGATAAATGGTGA
- a CDS encoding DUF6807 domain-containing protein — MIRTLVGKPTAWPAFVLAASLGLGANTAWAAEVQAEVLPGAIVFKVGQEVVARYVTDKQYAKPFLYPLRAPCGAPVTRGWPVEKGLPGEVTTDHVHQKSVWFCHGDVIPEGIPLKILTTERGGRGVDFWSEARDKDGTPRHGRIVCVQVGKPQVVRPGHIRVETLNEWLTPEGTRILDEVRVIHFLDCPHGRLFVFDITLQAKVCPITFGDTKEGSFGIRVHDALRPSVAGGGTITTAEGKTITPPAKDNLPIWGHPAAWIDYSGKVGDKAVGVAVFDHPSNPPASWHVRAYGLNAANPFGRQRSGFPSQKGKTELLHLAKGVELKLRYGVYAHDGDAAAAQVAQVYELFRKL, encoded by the coding sequence ATGATCCGAACCCTTGTCGGGAAACCCACTGCATGGCCTGCCTTCGTCCTGGCGGCAAGTCTGGGGCTGGGCGCGAACACGGCCTGGGCCGCCGAGGTGCAAGCGGAAGTCCTGCCGGGAGCGATCGTGTTCAAGGTCGGGCAGGAGGTGGTCGCGCGGTATGTGACGGACAAGCAGTATGCCAAGCCTTTCCTTTATCCGTTGCGGGCGCCATGCGGGGCGCCGGTCACGCGCGGCTGGCCGGTGGAAAAGGGGCTGCCCGGAGAAGTCACCACCGACCACGTCCACCAGAAATCAGTCTGGTTCTGCCACGGCGATGTCATCCCCGAAGGGATTCCGCTCAAAATCCTGACCACGGAGCGCGGCGGGCGGGGAGTGGACTTCTGGAGCGAAGCGCGGGACAAGGACGGCACTCCCCGGCACGGGCGGATCGTCTGCGTCCAGGTCGGCAAACCGCAGGTGGTACGCCCCGGCCACATCCGCGTGGAAACGCTCAACGAATGGCTAACCCCGGAGGGGACCCGCATCCTGGACGAAGTCCGCGTGATCCACTTCCTCGACTGCCCGCACGGTCGGCTGTTCGTCTTCGACATCACCTTGCAGGCCAAGGTCTGCCCCATCACCTTCGGGGATACGAAGGAAGGCTCGTTTGGCATCCGGGTGCACGACGCCCTGCGGCCCAGCGTCGCCGGCGGAGGCACCATCACCACGGCCGAGGGGAAGACTATCACGCCTCCGGCCAAGGATAACCTGCCCATCTGGGGCCATCCCGCCGCTTGGATCGACTATTCCGGCAAAGTCGGGGACAAGGCGGTAGGGGTGGCTGTCTTCGATCATCCGTCCAACCCCCCGGCGAGCTGGCATGTGCGCGCCTACGGTTTGAACGCCGCCAACCCCTTCGGGCGCCAGCGCAGCGGTTTTCCCTCCCAGAAGGGGAAAACGGAGCTGCTCCACCTGGCCAAAGGCGTGGAGCTGAAACTGCGCTACGGTGTGTATGCGCACGACGGGGACGCCGCCGCCGCCCAGGTAGCCCAGGTGTACGAACTGTTCCGCAAGCTGTAA
- the argS gene encoding arginine--tRNA ligase: MNLLERIREWVRPALAALVSETAVIEELLGTIRTAGRPEHGDYQINAALPLAKRLGRPPRQIAEELLRHLPPAEAWETPEIAGPGFINLRYRNSFLAETLTAVAADERLGVAPVRPPRRYVIDYSSPNVAKPLHVGHLRSTILGDALTRLLRFLGHTVITDNHLGDWGTQFGILIYGYKHFVDPQAYAADPVRELARLYVHVRSLFRKKGDDDEDEDGGDDPIRQACRLETARLHAGDPENLALWRQFLPHCLEMIERIYRRLGILPFDYQLGESFYHPFLPAIVEEMLARGLAEESEGAVVIPNPAGRIPRTPEEWQRDDPPGILRKRDGAFTYLATDLATIRYRVEHFQPDAILYVVDARQALHFRTLFAQARRWGYNQVELHHISFGTILGEDRRPFASRTGGAPELEELIEQAVRLGRHKYEQSRQERLAQGHKLPDLSDAEIAAIAEAVGIGAIKYADLSQNRTSDYVFSYDKMLATDGNTATYMQYAYARCRSIFREGNVAEERFRTQPPPIQITHPSERALALQLLRFPEALQAAASEYLPHYLTNYLWELAKTFSGFFEHCPVLKAEPASLRDSRLLLVDLTARILRQTLELLGIRTVERM, translated from the coding sequence ATGAATCTTTTGGAGCGCATCCGAGAATGGGTCCGGCCGGCGCTCGCCGCGCTGGTTTCGGAAACCGCGGTGATCGAGGAGCTGCTGGGCACGATTCGTACTGCCGGCAGGCCGGAACATGGGGATTACCAGATCAACGCCGCTCTCCCTTTGGCCAAGCGCCTGGGCCGGCCCCCCCGTCAGATCGCCGAGGAATTGCTCCGGCACCTGCCCCCCGCGGAGGCTTGGGAAACCCCGGAAATCGCCGGACCGGGCTTCATCAATCTGCGCTACCGCAATAGTTTCCTGGCCGAAACCTTGACAGCGGTGGCTGCGGATGAGCGGCTGGGCGTCGCACCGGTCCGCCCTCCCCGCCGTTACGTCATCGACTACAGCAGCCCCAATGTCGCCAAGCCGCTGCACGTCGGCCATCTCCGCAGCACCATCCTGGGAGACGCTCTGACCCGCCTGTTGCGCTTCCTGGGGCATACCGTCATCACCGATAACCACCTGGGCGACTGGGGCACGCAATTCGGCATTCTCATCTACGGCTACAAGCATTTCGTTGACCCCCAGGCTTATGCGGCGGACCCGGTCCGGGAGCTGGCCCGCTTGTATGTCCATGTGCGCAGCCTGTTCCGCAAAAAAGGGGACGACGACGAGGACGAAGACGGCGGCGATGACCCCATCCGCCAGGCCTGCCGGCTCGAAACCGCCCGCCTCCACGCCGGCGATCCCGAAAACCTCGCCCTCTGGCGGCAATTCCTTCCCCACTGCCTGGAGATGATCGAGCGCATCTACCGCCGCCTCGGCATTCTCCCCTTCGACTACCAGTTAGGGGAAAGTTTCTACCATCCGTTTCTGCCGGCGATCGTGGAGGAAATGCTCGCACGGGGTCTGGCCGAAGAAAGCGAAGGGGCGGTGGTCATTCCCAATCCTGCCGGGCGGATTCCGCGCACCCCGGAGGAGTGGCAGCGGGACGACCCGCCGGGCATCCTCCGCAAGCGGGACGGCGCCTTCACCTACCTGGCCACCGACTTGGCCACCATCCGCTACCGCGTCGAGCATTTCCAGCCGGACGCCATTCTGTACGTGGTGGACGCCCGCCAGGCGCTGCACTTCCGCACCTTGTTCGCCCAGGCCCGCCGCTGGGGCTACAACCAGGTCGAACTGCACCACATCAGCTTTGGCACGATCCTGGGAGAAGACCGCCGCCCCTTCGCTTCCCGCACGGGAGGAGCGCCGGAACTCGAAGAGCTGATCGAACAAGCTGTCCGCTTGGGACGGCACAAATACGAGCAGTCCCGTCAGGAACGGCTCGCCCAAGGCCACAAACTCCCGGACTTGAGCGACGCGGAGATCGCGGCCATCGCCGAAGCCGTGGGCATTGGCGCGATCAAATACGCCGATCTCAGCCAGAATCGCACAAGCGACTACGTCTTTAGTTACGACAAAATGCTCGCCACCGACGGAAACACTGCCACCTACATGCAATATGCCTACGCCCGCTGCCGTAGTATCTTCCGCGAAGGAAACGTGGCCGAGGAGCGCTTCCGCACCCAACCCCCACCGATCCAGATCACTCACCCCAGCGAGCGGGCTTTGGCCCTGCAACTGCTCCGCTTCCCGGAAGCCTTACAGGCCGCCGCCAGCGAATACCTCCCCCACTACCTCACCAATTACCTGTGGGAGCTGGCAAAGACCTTCAGCGGCTTCTTCGAGCATTGCCCGGTGCTCAAAGCCGAGCCGGCTTCCCTGCGGGACAGCCGCCTGCTCTTGGTGGACCTGACGGCCCGCATCCTGCGCCAAACCCTGGAGCTGCTCGGCATCCGCACCGTGGAACGGATGTGA
- the kdsA gene encoding 3-deoxy-8-phosphooctulonate synthase, with product MAERSEAGGYRPVRVGPYTVGADQPLLWICGPCVIESRDHVLMVAERLRRLADELGLPLVFKASFDKANRSSGRSFRGVGLEAGLAALAAVRAATGLPVTTDVHEPYQAAAAAEVCDVLQVPAFLARQTDLLEACGRTGRVVNVKKGQFMAPWEMRQVIAKLADVGNERVLLTERGTTFGYGWLVNDMRGIAWMQQCGAPVIFDATHSVQKPGALGDRSGGDRSMVPLLARAAVAAGCDGLFLETHPDPDQAPSDGPNMLPLDQLPEVIRVCLRLRQVVLESSLQDRNRE from the coding sequence ATGGCAGAGCGGAGCGAAGCCGGAGGGTATCGGCCAGTCCGGGTGGGGCCGTACACGGTCGGAGCAGATCAACCGCTGCTGTGGATTTGCGGTCCGTGCGTCATCGAGAGCCGGGACCATGTGCTGATGGTGGCGGAGCGTTTGCGGCGTCTGGCGGATGAGTTGGGCCTGCCGTTGGTGTTCAAGGCGTCGTTTGACAAGGCGAATCGTTCGTCGGGGCGGTCGTTCCGGGGTGTAGGGTTGGAGGCGGGTCTGGCGGCGCTAGCAGCGGTGCGGGCGGCGACGGGCTTGCCAGTGACCACGGACGTGCACGAGCCGTATCAAGCGGCGGCAGCGGCGGAGGTGTGCGACGTGCTGCAAGTGCCGGCGTTTTTGGCCCGGCAGACCGACCTCTTGGAAGCCTGCGGGCGCACCGGGCGGGTGGTGAACGTGAAGAAGGGCCAATTCATGGCACCCTGGGAGATGCGGCAGGTGATCGCCAAACTGGCGGATGTGGGCAATGAGCGGGTGCTGCTGACGGAGCGGGGGACGACCTTCGGCTACGGCTGGCTGGTCAACGACATGCGCGGCATTGCTTGGATGCAACAGTGCGGCGCGCCGGTGATCTTTGATGCCACGCACAGCGTACAGAAACCAGGGGCGCTGGGCGATCGCAGCGGAGGGGATCGCTCAATGGTGCCGCTTTTGGCCCGTGCCGCTGTGGCTGCCGGGTGCGATGGCCTGTTCCTGGAAACCCACCCGGACCCCGATCAGGCCCCCTCCGATGGCCCCAATATGCTCCCGCTCGACCAACTGCCGGAGGTGATCCGTGTCTGCCTGCGACTGCGCCAGGTGGTGCTTGAGAGTTCTCTCCAGGATAGAAATCGTGAGTGA